The Halictus rubicundus isolate RS-2024b unplaced genomic scaffold, iyHalRubi1_principal scaffold0107, whole genome shotgun sequence genome includes a window with the following:
- the LOC143363726 gene encoding LOW QUALITY PROTEIN: uncharacterized protein LOC143363726 (The sequence of the model RefSeq protein was modified relative to this genomic sequence to represent the inferred CDS: inserted 1 base in 1 codon) has protein sequence MPIGMVSQVPFEYMHLVCLGVIKKLLSAWVCGKYSPFSKLSSRQIFTISERMRRINKYCPSEFARRPRSIDLFSKFKAIEFRQFLLYTXPVVTYGVLKDNVYRHFLFLHSAIKIMVSQVFVSKYLKIAEGALQQFVRRCEKFYGPTFNSYNVHGLLHLAADVRRFGTLDSFSAFPYESNMSIFRKYCRKPGQPLQQFSNRMREIEHHGSNKGGGDSSTTIQASMMFHNSCGAISYRKLQIHSLLLGTDERDNCCILHDGTVCIISSISPHENSFRLGVQRFLQVDVFYDTLSTEITYVSQEDVRAKCYRMPLEAMNVSNESSTDEEDDNILGMSQWVIAVLVHFETV, from the exons ATGCCAATAGGAATGGTATCACAGGTGCCATTCGAGTATATGCATCTCGTATGTCTAGgtgtcattaaaaaattgttatctgcCTGGGTGTGTGGCAAATATtccccattttcaaaattatcttctcgacaaattttcacaatctcagagagaatgagaaggatcaataaatattgtccatccgagtttgcaaggcgtcctagatcaatagatttattttccaaatttaaagcaatagaatttcggcaatttcttttgtatA GTCCAGTTGTCACCTATGGAGTACTGAAGGATAATGTATatcgacacttcttgtttctgcaCAGTGCCATAAAAATAATGGTTTCACAGGTTTTTGTTAGCAAATATTTAAAGATTGCAGAAGGAGCTTTGCAACAATTTGTTCGTCGTTGTGAAAAGTTCTATGGCCCAACTTTTAATTCTTATAATGTCCACGGTCTTCTCCACTTGGCGGCTGACGTCAGACGTTTTGGTACATTAGATTCATTTTCAGCTTTCCCGTATGAAAGCAacatgtccatttttagaaaatattgcagaaagccaggacaaccccttcaacaattttctaatagaatGAGAGAGATAGAACATCATGGCAGTAATAAGGGAGGTGGTGATTCTTCGACCACCATTCAGGCATCTATGATGTTTCATAATAGTTGTGGTGCTATTTCTTACCGCAAACTTCAAATTCACAGCTTATTGCTTGGCACAGACGAGCGCGATAATTGCTGCATTTTACACGATGGCacagtttgtataatttcatctattagtccccatgaaaattcttttcgctTAGGTGTACAAAGATTTCTACAAGTTGATGTATTCTATGATACTTTGAGCACTGAAATAACATATGTTAGCCAGGAAGATGTTAGGGCAAAATGTTACCGAATGCCATTGGAGGCCATGAACGTTTCCAACGAATCGTCGACGGATGAAGAAGACgataacatattgggaatgtcccagtgggttatcgctgtgctggttcattttgaaacagtataa